A stretch of DNA from Desulfosarcina ovata subsp. ovata:
GTCGGTGAAACAGCCGATAGAGGGTGGAAAGGCCAAAGCTTGCAGGAACAATTGTCTGGCGTTTGAGACTTTCCAAAAGCATCGGGACCGGCGTTGCCATCTGGCTTTGTCTAGTGGCAAGGACGATGTTGACTGTTTCCTCGTCCAAGTTTCGGGATTTGCCCTGATCGCCTCTTTTCCCGGGATACAGCGATTCGATACGGCCGTTGCTTTTTTGGTAACGCCGAATCCAGCGATAAATCGTATTTTCGCTGATCCGTGTTCGGCTGGAATAGGGAATGACCCATTTGCGCTCGCACTTCTCCCTCAACAGTCGCCGTTTCTCGCTTCTGGTCAGGTTCGTCGTGCCGACAAACTCGTGAATCACCCCAAACCGGAAAACAGCGACGGTCTCATCCTTTTCTTGTGTCATACAAACCTCCTTTTTTGTGTTTCCCCTGGCTTAAACCATTTCTCACGATACGGGGAGCGCACTGTTCGGTAGGTTTGTCGATGATGGAAACAACTCCGGATTAGACCCAAAATAAGCGAGTATTGAATTACAATACACTCAAGCCGTTGGTTGGTTGCGGGACCAGCAAAACAATGGCCAGCAGTAAAAGTGAGAGCGTTGTAAAGACGCACTTGTCTTGTTCTTTCTCAACATATAATCGCCATTTTTTAATTCTGCTGATCGTCTCGACTCCTTTCGTGGTTTGAGATAGGCTCACAGTCGCCCCATGCAACTGCTGCCCGATGCGTTGGCCCTACGTGAACCCGAACGACTTCATTTTGTCAGAAAATTTGATCACATGGGCAAGCTTGTCGTTGTATCCCACGATTCGGTAACAGATCCGCCGACCGGTTCGGACGACCAGACAGGGGATACGCATAAAGGTGTTGATGAATCGTTTAAATTCCATCCGCACCACCGACAAGCCTAAGGGACGATAAGATAGCAGCAGGCCAAACCAGGCCTTCAAATCCCAAGCCAGCGAGGCAATGGTCATCAGCGCCCAATTGGACAACAGCGTATCGGAGGCCGGGGTAAGCGCCTTAACGCCATTTTTCAATTGTTCGATGTCATTTTCATGGTCGCTGCGGGCGCGGTAAAAGTGGATCATTTGGTTGGCGGAACGTTTCCGATCATTGGTGATGTAGAAAAAGTAGCGCACATCTTCGAACAGATTCATCTCCCCGCGGACCACGTCGAGGGTTTTGCGCAAAATTATCAACCGATAGGTCTTTTTGCATTTGACCGGCCGGTATTCGCATTCGGCGATGTCTTCTGCTGTAGTGACGATTTTTTTGAACTGACGTTTTTTGACCACCTGCTGTTTGACATTTTCGGGCGTGCGCCTTTGGTATGTTTTGACCTGCCGGTGGGGGCGTTTTTCAAGCGGCTGCCAATCGTATGCACCGAGTCGGTCAGCGAGTTTTTTCAGATTGGGCATCGCATCCATGCCGAAAATAAACGTGCACTGGCGGTCCCACTTGTCAAAATGGCTGGTAAGACTGAAGTCGGTATCCCCTCGCAACTGCACCTTTTGGAAGCAGTTGCCGACCAGGTCCAGGCTTTGATCGATCCATGGGGAACAATCATGATGGGAAGCGACATTGCCTGATCGGTTGACGATAAATAGGGGTTCGCGGGTGTTATGCAACGAAATGACCAGTGGGTGATATCCCCATTGACCATTGTAGGAGATGTCCATGCCCTGCTTGCACTGGCCGTCAGTGGCACAGATGGTGCCATCCACGTTGATGACGGCCTCGCGCAAAAACCTTGCCGGCTGTATTTGCCAGATTTTCTTTCGGACCGTGTTTTTGGCTTCCATAAACGCGCCGATGTCCGGTTCGGTAAAACGTCTTAAGAAATCACCCGCTGTGGTGGGATCGGGAATGATCTGAGCGCCCAATGCATTGAGCCAACCCTCATCGTTGCGCAGCAGTTCGATATCCTGCAAACAGCTTCCACCGGCCAGGTAATTGTAGGCGATATTCAGGATATGATCCGATTCATGATACGGCAAATGACGTTTAAGCAATGTAACGCAAGCATCGACTTCATTGATCAAGCCAGTTTTGGCCGCCAGCTGATGAATGGCCCCGATACCGCCATAAGCGATTGCCTGATGGCGTCCGTCGACATCGTAGCAGATATTACGCCCCGCCATCATCGGCTTGGACTGATTGTCCCAGTTTCTTTTTTTGGTGCGTTTTTCTATTTTTCGCTTGCGTTTGGCCAATTTTTTGCGGATATTTTTCTTCACTCGAAATGTCCCTTTTTGTTCAGTACATTTTTTGTCTCGAAAACTAATAATATACTGAATTTAAGGGCATTTCGAGTTTTTTATTGAGAATTTTAGATAAAATTCTCGCTTATCCTGGGATTAGATGGTCCGACTGACAGGTGTCCGGCCCATATTCATGAATAGGGAAAAGGCGGCAAGCAAATCGGTCCCGATCCCAAAACAGGCCAGGGCTTTTCGTTTTAGTGCGGCCAGCCAATGGCGCTGCCGGGATGCAGACAACTTCGTGTTCCATCTGCCGCTGGATAGGCGTTGCTTCAGGCAATCGCAAATTGTTAAGATCGGCACCTGAAAACGATTAAAGTAACCTTCGGGCTTCATTTTAATAATGCAATTACAGTCCGGGCAACGGTATCTTCGAAGCCACACCCCAAAAGCAAACCCATCAAAGTAGGCGAGTACGAAACCGTGTCCCCATATTCGAGTTGAACCACACCTGGGGCATCCGCGAGGTGTTGGCCAACAAAAATTGCGTCCCTGTTCATCAATATCCTTGAGTTTTACACAAACGGAAAGTATCATCGGACCATTCTTTGTTGGGGTCGATAATACGACCCGGTTTTTTGGGGTGCTCCGGTCTGCCAACCGCCACCCCTTTTCTTTATCCATAAAAAAAGCCCCCTTGCCGGAGGCTCATCTAATTCGAAAATTCTTTTCCGTTTGTCAACGATTGTGAAAATTTAGCCGTTTACCCCACACTCAATCGCGGCAACCTACAGCTCCTCTCCTGGCTGGATGTCCTTTTTGAACAAGCGAATCAGAGGAACTATATGGAATTTTACAAGATCGGGGGAATTAAAAGCGGATTGGTAGGCGAACACCGATGGTTTTGGCGGGAATTAGAGTCGCTGGAATTGGATGGGAATTAAATCGGAGGTCACACCGTGACTTGCCGCGGGGAATCTTCACCGCACGCCCGGAGGCGATTTTCCATCGCCAAGATCAAATCCTCTTCAGTGTCGTTACACAGTTTGTGGCGGCAGAACCCCCAACATTAAAGACGACGGCAACTTCCGGCACTTTGGTGGCTGGTGCCATACCGATAGATTCTCCGACCAGTTGTTTGTAGGCCAGGGCATGCATGGAACACCCCGTCGCACCAACAGGGTGGCCTTTGGATTTAAGCCCGCCCGACAGGTTGACCGGGCACCGATCATCGGCGGTAAATCGGCCGTCAAGGTAGTCCCACCCGGCGCGGCCGTCTGCTGAAAGCCCTAACGCTTCGGTGGTTAGGATGTGATTGATGGAGAAGCAATCGTGAACTTCGGCCAGATCAACATCATCGATGGTAATTCCTGCCTCTTTGAAGGACTGGCTAACCGCCCGCTTCCCTGCAATCAGTTCATGCATATTCGGCCGCACGCTTTCCGCAAGCCGCTCCGTAGTCATGCCGATGCCGGCAATTTCCACTGCTCGCTGGCTGAGGGATCGGGCCTCATCTGTGGGTGCCAGGATTACTGCCGCAGCGCCATCTGATATCAGAGAGCAGTCGTGAAGACGCAATGGCGGGGCAATTACAGGATTACTGCCTTTCCCGGATTCCGGTAGCTCCAATATGGATTCAGGCGTAAACAGCTTGAGCCGATCCGCCGGCCCCCCCTTGCTGAAATGGGCCAGTGGGTTTTCGATACCATTTCGATAAGAAAGCGCCGAGACCGCCGCAAACATTCTCTGCAGCTCTTCCAGGTTATACCCGTAATGGGCCATGTAACCTTTGGCGTACTCGGCAAACAACCCCGGAAAGGTTACGCCTGCTGCGCCCTCTTTAGGCCAATAGGAAGAGCAGGCCAGGGCATGAGTGACGTCCGGTGTTGAGAGTAGGCTCATCTTTTCCACACCGATGACGAGAACTCGACGAAAGCGGCCGGACTCAATGCCAAAGATGGCATTATAGAGGGCCACGGATGACGAAGCACAGGCCCCTTCAGTGCGAGTGGTTGGAACGAACCGGAGAAACTCAGGTGCGACTTCCAGGCCCAGGGGCCCAACGTGCTCTTGGTTGATAAACATGGACGGTGAGCAGGAACCGATCCAAATACCATCGATGTCGGACGGGTGCAGACCCGCATCTTCAATGGCGCCTCTACCGGCTTCGATGATCAGGTCGTAAAACGACTTGGTATCCTTCACTTCTCCGGTTTCCCGGTTTTTTTCCACAAATGCCCCGAACTTCGTGTTGTAGGCACCGATGATGCTGACACGACTCATAGCCGATCTCCCGTTCTTAATGAAGTAAATATGTAAAACTTGGACTGATTTTAGCCGATTGACACACTATCCCTTTGAACCTAATCGCAGACCGCCATGGATGAAATAGACATCGCCGGTAAGCGCTTCGTTGCGGTATAGCTCGCCAACCAGGGAGGCAATTTCATCCGGTTCGACCAATCGTCCGATGGGGACATTATCCAGAATGCGGGATAGCGCCTTCTCGTTCATCCCCTCGATAAGGGGGGTCGCCACATAGCCCGGTGCCACGGCCACACAACGGATGCGGTCGGCAACTCCCCGCCGGAAAAATTCGGCGGTGATGACTTTGGGCATGACCGAAACCGCTGCCTTGGTAGACGAGTAGTTGATCTGACCGGCGGTTCCCAAAGATCCGGTGGATGAAATCAGACATATCAACCCCCGGTCTCCGTTGTTGATCATCTGTTCCGCACACTCACGCACGGTGAGAAACACCCCCGTCAAATTGACATCGATTACGGAGCGGAACTGATCGAGGGACATTTTTGAAACCACTTTCCCGGTTTCCCGATCGGGGGAGAGCATCAATCCGTCTTTTATAATGCCGGCAAAGGGCGCCACCAGGTTGATCTTGCCGAAGGCACCCATGGCCGTTTCCGCCAGCTTGTGGGTATCCGCTTCCTTCGTGACATCGCACACCAGGGTAATCGCCTGATCTCCGATATCCGCCTTTGCTTTGTTCAGGGCAGAGTCAGAAACATCTGCCAACACGACCTTCCCACCGGCATTGGCCCAGTATTTGGCAAAAGCCAAGCCGATACCGCTTGCCCCCCCGGTAACCACTGCTACCGCATCTTTAATTTCCAGCATAAGCGTCTCCTTTCAGAAAACCAGTTTCTTCCTTATTGTGTTAATCTAATTTTGCGCAAGCCCTTAAGCAGAAGTTTCGCACGTCAGCGAAGTGAATTATCACCAACGCCGTTAGTTCTCAACTTGATGTTTCTGCATAACCGAATTATTAATTTCATTCCCTCATCTCTTGTATCTCTTTTACAATTTCAGGTAATATTTCTCCGGTCTTACCAGGAAGGAAAAGATCACATCGAGCGGTCAGTGTACTTTCGTTCGGATTGATTTCTATGAGCTTTGCGCCATTTTTCTTAGCGTCGACTGGAAGAGCCGCCGCCGGGTATACCATACCGGATGTTCCTGAAATAAGCATCAAGTCGCACTTACACACTTCCTCAGTTGCTTCATCAAGCTGATGAACAGATTCACCAAAAGTCACTATATCCGGCCTCATTTTACCGCCACATTCACAAGAAGGAAGATATGGCATCACCCACGCTATGGAAAATTGTTTTATATTCAACAGGATATTCTCAACAAAGGAAAAAAGTTCATCCTTAGGAAAATGCTTTTTTTGAGCACAATCAAGACATCTGAATCGAAACAGATTGCCGTGAAGCTCAAACACCTTTAAACTTCCCGCATCCTGGTGGAGGTTATCACCATTCTGCGTGATAATAGATTTAAGATATCCCATCTTTTCGAGATCGGCAAAGGCATAATGGCCCGGATTTGGTGCGCAACTTTTGAATGTTTGAAGCATTTCTGAAAATAATTCGTTCGCTGCCTCCGGATGTCTTTTCAAGATTCCCATTATCCCACCTGAAGCGCCTCCGGAATACCGATTCCACAAACCATTCGGATCACGAAAGGTGGATATGCCGCTCTCCTCGGACACGCCAGCACCGGTAAAACCCACAACCCGCCTCGAGTGACGGATCATTGCCGACGCTTCAAAAATTTTATCACGGTTCACCATTTTTCACCTCCACGCATCGTTTTTACTTGGAACGCTTTCGGTGTTTTTGCACAAGCAGATAATATTCATAAGTCCTTCTCATACCTTTGACAAAAGGGGTATATTCAAATCCAAGGAGATTTTGTATGCCAACGCCTGAATAGATCAGGTGATTGTCTAATGGAAAAGGCAAAGGAATCTTTTTTCTATTGATATCTACCATGCTCATTTGGCTGGTGTTAATTTTTTTTCCGATTATCTCCTCAAAAACTTCTATCATCCTTTTATATGAAACAAGTTCCGGGGCTGATATGTTGAAAGCTCGGCCAAATACCCCTGGGTTACAAAGCGCTTTAATAATAATTTTGGCAAGATCAACAACATAAACAAAGCTGTAGAGGGGCAGCTCATTATCCGGTAAAATGACTGTTTTGTGATCCCTGATAAGATCAAAAAAGTATGTTTCACGGGGAGCGTAATTATATTCACCGTAAATAATAGCCGGGCGTAATGACGTGCATAATACACCTTTTTCTTCGCATAATTTATTCAACCTGCACTCAGTCATCCATTTGTTATACCCATAATCAGCATAAGGACCCAGTTCGGACTGAGGGCCGACAAGTTTTGAAGCATCTTCCTTGATGGGCAGATCAAGAACGTTCTGATTAACCGTGGTGGTGCTGATAAATATATAATGTTGCAGGGTGCCGGGAAGAGAATTTAAAACGGTTTCAATCTCATCCGGTGTATAAGCACAAAAATCAACCAGAGCATCCCATTGTTTGTCCGGTATCACCTGTTTGATCCGGTCGGCATTATTTCTATCCCCGACCAGCTCCGTGACACCCTCTTTTCTTAAAGGTATATTACCGCGGTTATAGACAAAAACATTGTATTCTTTTTCCCTTAAAAGCTCTTCTACAAAAATTCTGCCTGCAAAATAACTGCCGCCGATAATTAATATATTTTTCATTCGCCTCTTCCCTTTATCCGAACAAGGGACAACCCGTAATCCATGTCTTTGTCTTTCGGCAAATGCAAATCAGCATCTATCCGAGCCACACATCTCTTTTCCTTAGGTTACTATCCTGTATCCCGGCATGGATAATAGGACCATGATCAAGCATAAAATCGCTGGATGAATGGCTTAGCCCACATTTACGCAACTCCCTGATCACCTGGGCGCAAATGACCTCGATAATTTCACTTTTCTTTTTATAATCATGGGTTGCAATCATAAGCCCGATATTTTCATACAGGAACTCTCCCAGAATCGGGAGCAGACGAACTGCAGGATGTCGCCATTTATAAAACGGGGTGTAGCGCCTGTTTAGCAGAAAAACCAGCGACATGATATCTGAGCAAAATCTTTTTTCCGCATAAAGGACGGCAAAGAACTGCCTGCGTTTCACCGAACGCATGAAATTATATTGACCTGACTGGGCACAGCTCATGCATCTGGCAGCAATTTTTATCAGTCGTATATCCTCCGGATAGAATTTTAAAAGCTCGCTTCTAATCCTTGTAAATTCTCCTAAAGGATCGGCAAAGACCCTCCCATTGCAGCATTTAGACAAATATTCTTCAGGCAGATAGAGCCATTTTTCGAGCGTATCAGGAGCCTTGGGGCTTCCAATAAATCTCTGATAAAAAGCCCCGATCTCATGTACCCCCACCCGACCGCTGCCCCATTGACTCGGAATACGCTTAAAGCCCTTGAAAATATGAACCAGATTTTGATACTCCACTTCAAGTTTTTGTCCTATGGTTTTATAATCTTCTTTCGTCAACCATAAGCAGAATCCAGGTCCCCAATCATGGTCCCTGGATATTTGGTCATCAAAGCCGTAACATTCCGAACCTTCTCCTACCAGACCAGCCGCAATACGATTTTGGTAATCCGGAAACTTTTTTTCTATCATTTTAGTTCCATGGACCCTAAAATATTCTTCTGCCAGCTTTAACCCCTTCACGGAAAGATCTCCATTGTATTTTACTCATACTTCAATACAAAAACATCTTCAGTTCCAACAAACCTTTCATCCTCTATAAGAGAGTTGATTTTTTTCGAAGCCTTAGCGGTAATATATTTTTCACCGCATTGCACACACAGACCGGCAGGAATATCCTTGACCACATAAAGCTGTCCTTCCAGACGATAGTCGAAATTTCCTACCTGTACTTGCTCTATCATACCGCCGCAAAAGAAACACTTGTTTAACTTTTCCCCCATTCTCTTACCTCCATGTTCAATTCGGTTGACAGGATCTTTCCACATCTTACTACCGGGAACATAAGTAAAAAGAATAAGCAACCAACCGTGTTGATCATCAGCGCACATAACATGGATCGGTTTTTCTCCAGCATAGCCTAGCACCAGAGCGCTGACTCCCCTTGCTGGGTGCCTGTGCGTTTCGATGATCCTGCCGTTTGCGATGGCATCCTCAATCTCCCTTATCGTTACCTTTTTTACCATAAAGTACCTGACAATATGTTCGGAGATATGATAATCGGATGCCTTCGCCTTTTCCCTTATCCATTCAATCTTTGGCGCATCATTTTCTAAAGCCATAATCATTTTTTGTTTCCATATATTTTGCATAATGAAACCGGATACCGCAAACTATCGCGGTGTTCATTGTTAACCCATACGAACATTATAAACACCTCGTCCCTCAGCAACTACACAATCAGGATTCCCCTCAGAATAGACTACGATATGGGCGTTACCAATTCGATTGCCAAGCAGTTTGACAATTCCATCTGCAACCAAACCCGTGGCAATCACCGGTTTGAGATAATCAACACGCAGGTCAATAGTAGCAATAAGTACATCGATATCACACATTGACCAGACAGCGAATCCACCGCAAGTATCAATTAACATAGACAATACACCCCCATGGATAGCTTTTCGCCGGCTATCGCCAAGCAGTTCGGACCTATAAGGGAGATACAGTTTACACTTGCCACGATCCAAAGAGCTCACCCTGACTCCAATAAAACGGTTGAAAGGGATTTTGTTTTCAATTAAATCCTTCAGCGCACTAAAATCTTCCGTACCCATTCCATGAATCCTCAATAATTTCTTTTCCAGACGTCCACGAGCTCTCAGGGGCCTCGGAAAAAATTAAATCCACGATCTTACTTGTCTTTTTGCCCGCTTCTTTGGCTTCATTTTTTGTAGCCTCGAATGATGTCATAGGCTTTGCGGAATTAAGACCTCCGCTATTTGTCAACATAGTTGTCGCATTTTTTCAATTATATTTCATTGGGATCGAAACCTTTGTCCACCTATGCGATGGTCTCCCGGAAAGGATTACAATTAAGATGTTGTTGCGTATTAAGGTCGGAATAGTCAATCATAACTTTTCAACAGGCTATACGGTCCAATAAGAAAAGTTTCCAGGCAAGCAACACAGTGGTTCGATCCCCCCTTCCATCATATAGAATGTTGTTTCGATTTGAACAAAACCTATTTGCGGTAAGCAGAACTTTGGTTCAACGGCAAATGCCACGCCTGGAAGAAAGACTTCAGTGTTTTTCGGATAAATAAAAGGACCTGGTTATCTACTTCGCTAAAGTGATTATGACCTAACCATCTGAAGATATGAAGGTTTGAGCCCAAAACGGTTGTTCTCTATAAATTGCCTGTATTTTCAACTGTATAACCCAATATCACTTTAGCTTTATGGATAACCAGGTAAAAGGATATTCATTTACAAACAGCCCAAGTCCATATGCCCGACATTAAAACTGGAATCCGGTTATCCGTAAAGGCCAAGTGACAATTTTTTCTCAGCAAAGTACCCATCAAGCAGGATGTCTTCAAGAGTACTCTTTGCTGTCACCACGGCCTGTTGAATGATACGCATGAATTTTTTACCAATGTTGGCGGATTTTCTCCGATTGAATCGAAAAACATACTCGTCCAGATAATTCTGTAGATAGCGAGGTTCAAACCGGCACTGATGGGTACTGCGAATCAATCGTTTGACCAAGGTGGCGACCAAATGAACACCGTACAACACACTATCTTTGTCAGACGTTTTGGTTAGGTTCCGTTCAACATGCGTATAACGCTCTTTGTCAATAGACTGGTATGAACGCCAGGCATCGGTAACGATGGTGCTGCCCGGTTCGATATTTGACTCGATGAATGTAGTCAGTGACATACTCGAACAATCCGGGATGACCTTTAGACGGATACGGCCAATCACCCTTTTCTGGTCATCCCTTTCTACAGCGGCGATCACGGTGGTTTTGCTTTCTGCACCGCGCCCCCGTTTGCCGGATGCTTTGCCGCCGATGTAGAACTCATCGACTTCAACCCGTCCGGATAGCTTCTCCCGGTCTTTCCGGATGGTGCAACGCCTGAGTTTTTGTAGCCATGACCAAGCAGTACCGTAACTACCAAGGCCAAGAAGTTCTTGCAGATCGACAGCGTTCAGCCCGGACTTTCGGGTGGTGAACCACCACATGGCCTTGAACCAGTACGTAAGGGGCTTTTTTGAACTATCCATAATCGTACCGGCTGTAAGCGAGTGCTGGTGTTCACACCGGGTGCAGATATAAATGTGTTTAGCGCTGATCCAGTATTTTGTATGGCCACATAATTTGCAACTGAATCCATCAGGCCAGATGGTTTGTAAAAGGTAATCGTAGCATTTTTCGATATCTGAAAAGCGCTTATCAAACTCGATTTCGGATTTTGGGAAGTCTTCCCTTATGATGAATGTGTTCATTTGGCCTCCTTTTGTTATTTGTTGAGGCCATTATACCAGGGGGGTGTGACAGATACGGTCACACCCTGAACAACTTGGGCTTTCCAGATAACCGGAAACTGGAATTTGGCGGACACCCCATAAAGTTGTCGGCAAGACCATTCTTTGTGACCACATCGGCAGCCTTGCGCACGACGTCACCAATTCGTACGGTATTCTGCTTTGCATTTTCTTTGAATACTTCCATAAATTCATAGGCGACATCGTACGCCCGCTTTAGTTCGGGACTTGGAGACTTAAAAAAATAGGTTCTGTCTGTAATCGGCCATCAGCTTAAATATATTCGACAGTGAAGACGCCTCTCTGACATCAGTTACCCATGAATCAGACTGCGCTCTTTCAAAACTGAGGACCACCCATAAGACAGGATCTTTTTCAATCGGTATCACCATTATCTGATGCTGAGCGCTCCCCGAAAAATAATACTGGTTAATCGGATCGATAAGGATAAAATATCGATCCGTTCCGTGTCCATAAGATTTTGAAGTTTCTCTATTCGTCTGCGCATACGCTCCATCTTCTATTGATGTTCAGCATTTCTAACCCCAGGTCAGTATCAAATTGTCAGCTCTCGCCTCTTTCCTCACACCACCTCAATCCGAAGGGAATAAATTTTATGTCTACCATTAATTGTCCCCTTTTTCTGTCGTTTTTGGATTGAAATGCATTTCTTCAAGAATTGATTTTCTTAACTTTCCACTCGCTGTTAGGGGTAGTGAATCTATGAATTCGATATGTTTTGGAACTTTGTATTTAGCTACTTTTTCATTTAGAAAGTTGATAATATCTTCTTTTGTAGGTGTTTCTCCTTCACGACAAACGATATAAGCTTTCCCCGTCTCACCCCAGGTTTCATCCGGCACTCCGATAATCGCTACATTCTCGATCTTAGGATGGCCTAATAGAATTCTCTCCACTTCCGCAGGATATACGTTTTCCCCACCACTCCTGTACATATTTTTTATACGATCAACCATATATAAAAAACCTTCCTCGTCAGTGTATCCCTGATCGCCAGTGTGAAGCACACCATCAACAATCGTATTTTTTGTCTCTTCGGGCGCATCCCAGTAGCAACTCATAACGTTCGGACCTGTTGCCACTATCTCACCGACCTCAAAAGGAGCGAGTTTTTCCCCCTTTTCGTTTTGTATCCATACTTCGCTGAAAAAATTTGGAAGCCCACATGAGTCCTGTTTTCTTCTTAAAGCATCTTTCGGCATCAAGACCATGGAAGAATTTTCAGTCTGACCATAGCCGGTGAGCAGATGAAGTCCTTTTCCAGCAAGTTCATTAAGAAACCCTTTCGTTGTTACCTCGGCTCCTCCAAACAAAACCCGAACACTACTGACATCGACTTTATCAAGAATTCCTGCTTGAAGTACGAACCTAAGCATTGTAACAAAAGCAACCACTATTGTAGCTTTGTATTTTTCAATGTCCAAGGCAAACAGCACTGGATCAAACTTCGTTCTCAAAACAAGAGTTGCGCCACGGCAAAGACAAGGTGTAGCCGCCACGCAAAGTCCACCGGAGTGACAAAGAGGAATATGACATAAAATCACATCATCTTTTCTCATGTCAGTGTAGTCTATAATGTGAAAGCTCTTAAAATAGTTCTGGCCATGTGATATAACGGCGCCTTTTGGATCTCCTGTAACACCGGATGTATAAAGAATCGCAAGGGGATCTTCCAGGTCTATCTGCTCCTCAATTACTGGTTCAGAACTTAAGCGTCCACTTATACTTTGGTAATAGTCAATCGCCCAACCTGGACAGTCAGGACTTCCGACACTGTTGCTTTTAAAGAAAATAAACTTATCTTCTTCCACGCATACCGAAGATCGAATCTTCTCAATGTTCTTTAAAACGTCATCATGAAATATAAGCAGACGAGCGCCACATCTATTGATTTGGTATTCCAGCTCTCGCGGCATGAGTCTATAAATCAGGGGAACAAAAATGAGCCCAAGCTTGGCTGCAGCAAAATAGCATACCAGCAATTGAGGACAATTTAACATGTCAACAGCGATACGATCCCCCTTGCGAAGTCCCTTCTCCTGAAAAAAATTGCATACTCTGTTTACTTCATCATTCAAAGCACCGTATGTAATAGGCGTATCTTCATAAATAACAGCCGTTCTGTCAGGAGTAAGCACCGCTCTTTTACTTATTATTTTTCCGACGCTCCATTTCATCTTACAGTCTCCTTCAATCTCCCTCTGGTCTTTTGTCAATTCGATTCAAACCCTTGGATACATCCATGATGCAACCAATTACTCAAATGACTTGGAGGTGCTCATGGATGTATCAAAATACCAGTGTTGATGACGAAATTGAAAATTAAAAACCCAAGTTGGATCACTATATATTATAAATAGAGGAAAATATTCCATC
This window harbors:
- a CDS encoding class I adenylate-forming enzyme family protein gives rise to the protein MKWSVGKIISKRAVLTPDRTAVIYEDTPITYGALNDEVNRVCNFFQEKGLRKGDRIAVDMLNCPQLLVCYFAAAKLGLIFVPLIYRLMPRELEYQINRCGARLLIFHDDVLKNIEKIRSSVCVEEDKFIFFKSNSVGSPDCPGWAIDYYQSISGRLSSEPVIEEQIDLEDPLAILYTSGVTGDPKGAVISHGQNYFKSFHIIDYTDMRKDDVILCHIPLCHSGGLCVAATPCLCRGATLVLRTKFDPVLFALDIEKYKATIVVAFVTMLRFVLQAGILDKVDVSSVRVLFGGAEVTTKGFLNELAGKGLHLLTGYGQTENSSMVLMPKDALRRKQDSCGLPNFFSEVWIQNEKGEKLAPFEVGEIVATGPNVMSCYWDAPEETKNTIVDGVLHTGDQGYTDEEGFLYMVDRIKNMYRSGGENVYPAEVERILLGHPKIENVAIIGVPDETWGETGKAYIVCREGETPTKEDIINFLNEKVAKYKVPKHIEFIDSLPLTASGKLRKSILEEMHFNPKTTEKGDN
- a CDS encoding M24 family metallopeptidase; protein product: MTDRTYFFKSPSPELKRAYDVAYEFMEVFKENAKQNTVRIGDVVRKAADVVTKNGLADNFMGCPPNSSFRLSGKPKLFRV
- a CDS encoding IS1595 family transposase; the protein is MNTFIIREDFPKSEIEFDKRFSDIEKCYDYLLQTIWPDGFSCKLCGHTKYWISAKHIYICTRCEHQHSLTAGTIMDSSKKPLTYWFKAMWWFTTRKSGLNAVDLQELLGLGSYGTAWSWLQKLRRCTIRKDREKLSGRVEVDEFYIGGKASGKRGRGAESKTTVIAAVERDDQKRVIGRIRLKVIPDCSSMSLTTFIESNIEPGSTIVTDAWRSYQSIDKERYTHVERNLTKTSDKDSVLYGVHLVATLVKRLIRSTHQCRFEPRYLQNYLDEYVFRFNRRKSANIGKKFMRIIQQAVVTAKSTLEDILLDGYFAEKKLSLGLYG
- a CDS encoding PaaI family thioesterase, which encodes MGTEDFSALKDLIENKIPFNRFIGVRVSSLDRGKCKLYLPYRSELLGDSRRKAIHGGVLSMLIDTCGGFAVWSMCDIDVLIATIDLRVDYLKPVIATGLVADGIVKLLGNRIGNAHIVVYSEGNPDCVVAEGRGVYNVRMG
- a CDS encoding aminopeptidase P family N-terminal domain-containing protein, whose amino-acid sequence is MEDGAYAQTNRETSKSYGHGTDRYFILIDPINQYYFSGSAQHQIMVIPIEKDPVLWVVLSFERAQSDSWVTDVREASSLSNIFKLMADYRQNLFF